The window GTAGCCGACCTTGGTGGCGACGGTGACGTCGTCTCTGTACCCTTCGAGCGCCTCGCCGAGCAGTTCCTCGCTGTCGCCGTGGCCGTAGACGTCGCCGGTGTCGAAGTAGGTGATCCCCTCGTCGATCGCGTGGCGGATCAGTTCGACCGAGTCCTCGCGCGTCCGGTCGCCCCACCAGTCGGTGCCGACGACCCACGCGCCGAAGCCGACCTCGCTCACTTCGACGTCGGAGTCGCCCAGCGTCTGGAAGTTCATACTCGAATCTTGGGCGGCGATTTATTTAGCCTGTCGGCTGGTCCCGCGGGTCGGGAAGGCGACGAGGGGCGGGGCCGAGGGCAGTCGGACTCGTGAACGACGGGCAGTCGGGCCGACCCCCCGGTCACACGCGCTCGTACGCGAACAGCCCGTCGGGGTCGTGCTCCTCGCGAACCGCCCGCAGTCGCTCGGCGTTCGCCGCGTACACGTCGTCGGCGTCGGACTCGCTGCCGCCGGCGAAGTTCGGCAGCGTCCCGGGGACGGACGGTCCGTCGCGGAACCGACGGCAGGTGTCGCGCACCCACTCGACGTTCTCCGTCGTCGCCGTCGGATCGTCCCAGGCGGCCTCGACGTTCACGACGACGTCTGCGTCGCGGCCGACGAGCGGCGTCGTCGATTCGTCCATCCGCCCGACGGCGCCGTGCATCGGCCAGACGACGATAGTCGATAGGTCCGAGGGGGCGGCGCTCGCAGCCCGCCGGAGGTCGCCGATCGCGTCGTCGTCGAATCGCGAGAGCGGCACGGACTTCCAGTAGTACCGTCGACCGGCCGGGAAGTCCCCGTCCATCATCGACTGCAGGTCGGTGTAGGCCATCGCCTCGAACGACTCGGCGAACGCATCCGGGCGGTCGCGGAACGTCTCGAACTCCCGCCGTCCGACGTCCGGATCGCCCGCGTAGACGCCGGCGACGCAGAGCGCGAGGTCGCCGTGGCGGTCCGACGGGAACTCGGGGCTCGCCGGAACGGTCGCGAAGTACGGGAACACGCAGGACTCGTCGGGTGCGTCCCGCTGGTAGCGGCGGTATTCGCGGAGGGCGCCGTCGGCGACCGTCACGGGGAGCCACGACTCGAAGTAGGGGACGTCGTGATCGAGCGGGTGGAGGTCGAACTCGAAGGCGGTGACGACGCCGGGCGTCCCGCCGCCGCGGGCCGCACAGAACAGGTCGGCGTTGCGCTCGGCGTTCGCGGTCGCGCGCTCGCCGCGCCCGGTGACGACGTCGATCTCGCGGAGGTTGTCCGCGGTGAACCCGTGTTTCGGCGAGAGGTAGCCCGTCCCGCCGCCGAGCGTGAGGCCCGCGACGCCGGTGTCGGCGTAGACGCCGCCGGGCGTCGCGAGCCCGAACGACTGCGCGGCGCTGTCGAGGGTTCTCCAGGTCGCCCCCGGCCCGACGCGCGCGATACGCTCCTCGGGATCGACCCGCACCCACTCCATCCGCGAGCAGTCGACGACGAGGCCGCCCGAGACGACCGACGCGCCGGAGACGCCGTGCCCGCCGCTCCGGACCGTGGTTTCGAGGCCGTGCTCGCGGGCGAAACCGACCGCGGCGCGCACGTCGTCGGCGGACTCGCAGTACGCGAGCGCCGCCGGGTACTCGTTTATCATCCCGTTCCAGACCCGCCGCGCCTCGTCGTAGGCGTCGTCCGACGGGGCCACGACCTCACCGCCGAGTCGCTCCGAGAGGACTCCGAGCGGGAGGGCCTCTTCGAGACGCCGCGCGTCCCGGTTCGCGTCCATACGGCTACGAGGCGGCGACGTCGCTTACCGATTGGGGTCCCGCTCGCGCGGAGGTTTATATACGAACGCGTGACCAGAGCCCCCGTGACGTAGGAGCAGTTCCGCGTCGGGCAGCGGGTGTTCGGCACGTCGGCGCGGGAACCGAATGCGACGACGCGGGCGCCATCGTGAGAATCGAATGCGACGACGCGGGCGCCGTCGCAGGAACCGAGGGCGCCGGTGAGGGCGTCGTCGTGGGAGTCGACGGCGACGCTTCGCCGCCGTCGTCGCGAGCGGGTGCCGACTGTTCGCCAATCCGTCGGACGGCCGAGGGGAGCGCCTACTCCGCCGACAGCAACGCCGCCATCCGGTCGAGGTACTCGTCGTAGACCGAGACGGCGGACTCGATCGGCTCCGAGGACGTCATATCGACGCCGGCGGCGTCGAGGACGTCGATCGGGTACTCCGAGCCGCCGAGCGCCAGCGCCTCCCGGTAGGCCGTCGCCGCGTCCTCGCCCTCCGCTAAGATCCGCTCGACGATCGCGACGGCGGCGGAGATGCCCGTCGCGTACTGGTAGACGTAGTAGTTGTAGTAGAAGTGGGGGATCCGCATCCACTCGCGGGGGATCCGGTCGTCGAGTTCGGCCGGCGCGTAGAACTCCGACTTCAGGTCGCGGTACTCCTCGTCGAACCGATCGGGCGTGAGCGCGCCGTCGGCCTCCGCGATCTCGTGGATCCGGAGCTCGAAGTCGGCGAACATCGCCTGTCGGAACAGCGTCTGCCGGAAGCGTTCGAGGTACTCGTCGAGCACGTGCATCCGCAGTTCGTCGTCCTCGACGGTCTCGAGGAGGTGGTGCGTCAGGAGCGTCTCGTTGACCGTCGAGGCCACCTCCGCGACGAAGATGGTGTAGTCCGCGTACTGCCAGGGCTGGGCGTCCTTCGCGAGTTCGGAGTGCAGCGAGTGCCCGAGTTCGTGCGCCAGGGTGAACATCGAGGTGATGTCGTCCTGGTAGTTCATCAGGATGAACGGCTGGGTGTCGTAGGTGCCCGCGGAGAACGCCCCCGAGCGCTTGCCGCGGTTCTCGTAGACGTCGACCCAGCGCGACTCCAGCCCCTCGGCGACGCGCTCCTGGTAGGCCTCGCCGAGCGGTGCGACCGAGTCGACGATGTACTCCGTCGCTTCTTCGTAACTGATGTCGGGGCCCTCGTCGCCCGTCAGCGACATATACAGGTCCCACATTCTGAGGTCGTCGACGCCGAGGGCCTCCCGCTTCAACTCGGCGTGTCGGTGAAGGCTGTCGAGGTTGTCGTGGACCGTCTCGATCAGCGTGTCGTACACCTCGACCGGGACGTTCGGGCCGTCGAGCGCCGCCTCCCGGGCGGTCTCGTAGTGTCGCGCGCGGGCGTACTTGACGTCCTTGCGAACGCTGTTCTTCAGCGACGTCCCGACGGTGTTCCGCACCTCGCCCCACTCGTCGTAGAATCCCTCGTAGACCTCCCGCCGGAACGCGCGGTCGGGGTGCTTCTGGAGTTTCGTGAAGTTCCCCTGCGTGATCTCGACGGACTCGCCGTCGGGGCGCTCGACCGTCGGGAACGTCATATCGGCGTTCGAGAGCATCCCGAAGATGTCCGAGGACGCGCCAGCGACCTCGCCCAATTCGGCCAGTAGCTCCTCGATCTCCGCCGATCGAGTGTGCGGTTTCGTCCGCAGGACGTCGTCGAAGTAGTGTTCGTACTCGGCGAGTTCGGGCTCGCGGTCGACGAACGACTCGACGTCCGATTCCTCGAGTTGCTGTAGTTCGGGTTCGAGGAAGCTCACCGCCGACTGCGTCGACGAGGAGAGCGACTCGGCCTTCGCGCTCATCGCCTGGTACTCCTGGTTCCGGGTGTCCTCGGCGCTCCGGAGGTTGGCGTAACTGACGACCTTCGAGACCTCGCGGAGGAGTTCCTCTCGGAGTTCGAGCAGTTCCAGAAGCGTCTCGGGGCTCTCGGTCGCCCGTCCCTCGTAGGCCCGCAGGTCGTCGACGCGGTCTGTGACCGATTCGTACGCCGCCTCCCAGGCGTCGTCGTCCGGGTAGATGCTCGTGAGGTCCCACTTGTCCTCGGTGTCGATCTCCGCCCGCTCGGGAACCTGACTCATACCGGGAAGAGCGGTGGCGTCGTGGTAAGACTTACTTACCCGGCCGAATCCGCAGGGACGGTCCGCGTCGCGGCCGGAGAACGGACCGCTACTCCCGAAACGAGGAGGCGATGTCGCGGAGCGACTGGTCCGGACGCCCGGGGACGTCGTAGACGACTCGATCGCCGGGCTCGCGGAGGCCGTAACAGAACCCCGAGTCCAGTTCGTCGAGTTCGACCGCGTCGTCCGGACCGCGGTCGTGGTCCGCGCACCACTCGACGAGCCGGTTCTCGCCCTCCCCCGGTTCGCGCGTCAGCCGCTCGTTGTCGTACGCGCCGCGGACGAGCAGCCCCGAGGAGTCGGCGGCGACTCGCGCGTGGGTCGTCGCACCGTCGAGCAGCAGTCTGACGACGTCGCCCTCCTCGACGGCGACGTCGT is drawn from Halobellus limi and contains these coding sequences:
- a CDS encoding FAD-binding oxidoreductase; protein product: MDANRDARRLEEALPLGVLSERLGGEVVAPSDDAYDEARRVWNGMINEYPAALAYCESADDVRAAVGFAREHGLETTVRSGGHGVSGASVVSGGLVVDCSRMEWVRVDPEERIARVGPGATWRTLDSAAQSFGLATPGGVYADTGVAGLTLGGGTGYLSPKHGFTADNLREIDVVTGRGERATANAERNADLFCAARGGGTPGVVTAFEFDLHPLDHDVPYFESWLPVTVADGALREYRRYQRDAPDESCVFPYFATVPASPEFPSDRHGDLALCVAGVYAGDPDVGRREFETFRDRPDAFAESFEAMAYTDLQSMMDGDFPAGRRYYWKSVPLSRFDDDAIGDLRRAASAAPSDLSTIVVWPMHGAVGRMDESTTPLVGRDADVVVNVEAAWDDPTATTENVEWVRDTCRRFRDGPSVPGTLPNFAGGSESDADDVYAANAERLRAVREEHDPDGLFAYERV
- the pepF gene encoding oligoendopeptidase F, whose amino-acid sequence is MSQVPERAEIDTEDKWDLTSIYPDDDAWEAAYESVTDRVDDLRAYEGRATESPETLLELLELREELLREVSKVVSYANLRSAEDTRNQEYQAMSAKAESLSSSTQSAVSFLEPELQQLEESDVESFVDREPELAEYEHYFDDVLRTKPHTRSAEIEELLAELGEVAGASSDIFGMLSNADMTFPTVERPDGESVEITQGNFTKLQKHPDRAFRREVYEGFYDEWGEVRNTVGTSLKNSVRKDVKYARARHYETAREAALDGPNVPVEVYDTLIETVHDNLDSLHRHAELKREALGVDDLRMWDLYMSLTGDEGPDISYEEATEYIVDSVAPLGEAYQERVAEGLESRWVDVYENRGKRSGAFSAGTYDTQPFILMNYQDDITSMFTLAHELGHSLHSELAKDAQPWQYADYTIFVAEVASTVNETLLTHHLLETVEDDELRMHVLDEYLERFRQTLFRQAMFADFELRIHEIAEADGALTPDRFDEEYRDLKSEFYAPAELDDRIPREWMRIPHFYYNYYVYQYATGISAAVAIVERILAEGEDAATAYREALALGGSEYPIDVLDAAGVDMTSSEPIESAVSVYDEYLDRMAALLSAE
- a CDS encoding DUF7112 family protein, producing the protein MSERIPSDHASVTSLRATIARSGGTRRPCLRLPDDVAVEEGDVVRLLLDGATTHARVAADSSGLLVRGAYDNERLTREPGEGENRLVEWCADHDRGPDDAVELDELDSGFCYGLREPGDRVVYDVPGRPDQSLRDIASSFRE